The following coding sequences lie in one Pseudomonas sp. SL4(2022) genomic window:
- a CDS encoding LysR substrate-binding domain-containing protein: protein MASYPSIDSELLRTFVAIADHGGFTRAAEMVNRTQSAVSMQMKRLEEDVVQRPLFLRDGRQFSLTAEGQLLLSYARRILKLHAEVMNSMREPHMVGTVRIGTPDDYVMRFMQGILVRFAQAYPLVQVELHCEPSFQLLQRQDLDLTIVTREPGTEIGQLLRQEHLVWAQARNTNLHELETLPLAMFNSSCFCRSWACNGLDAQGRNFRIAYTSPSLSAIMAAVSAGLAITAQLHSLITPDLQILGEAEGMPGLPSASIVLLRNSQTQSQVTETLAEQIVEGFRL from the coding sequence ATGGCCAGTTACCCAAGCATCGACAGCGAACTGCTGCGCACCTTTGTCGCGATTGCTGATCACGGCGGCTTTACCCGCGCAGCAGAGATGGTCAACCGCACCCAATCGGCCGTCAGCATGCAGATGAAACGCCTGGAAGAAGACGTGGTACAGCGCCCACTGTTTCTGCGCGACGGCCGCCAGTTCAGCCTTACGGCAGAGGGCCAGCTGCTCCTGAGTTATGCCAGGCGCATTCTCAAGCTGCATGCGGAAGTGATGAACAGCATGCGCGAGCCGCATATGGTCGGCACCGTGCGCATCGGCACGCCGGACGACTATGTGATGCGGTTTATGCAGGGCATTTTGGTGCGCTTCGCACAGGCTTATCCGCTGGTTCAGGTGGAACTGCACTGCGAGCCGTCCTTCCAGCTGCTGCAACGCCAGGATCTGGACCTGACCATCGTCACCCGCGAACCCGGCACGGAGATCGGCCAGCTGTTGCGCCAGGAACACCTGGTCTGGGCGCAGGCGCGCAACACCAACCTGCATGAGCTGGAAACACTGCCCCTGGCAATGTTCAACTCATCCTGTTTCTGCCGCTCCTGGGCCTGCAATGGCCTGGATGCCCAGGGGCGTAACTTCCGCATTGCCTACACCAGCCCCAGCCTGTCGGCAATTATGGCGGCGGTTAGTGCTGGCCTGGCGATTACCGCGCAACTGCATAGCCTGATTACCCCGGACTTGCAAATCCTCGGCGAGGCAGAGGGTATGCCGGGCCTGCCCTCTGCCAGCATCGTTTTACTGCGCAACAGCCAGACCCAGTCGCAGGTTACAGAGACACTGGCCGAGCAGATTGTCGAAGGCTTCAGACTTTAA
- the mapR gene encoding GntR family transcriptional regulator MpaR (MapR regulates genes involved in Pseudomonas quinolone signal (PQS) production and anthranilate metabolism) → MKRYEKFADQIAELIRSGMLAPGEKVPSVRHASRTYGVSPSTVFQAYYLLEDRGLIQARARSGYFVRELARHSLAEPETSQQPTQTTEVDVSELVFSVLASLKDPGTVPFGSAFPSPQLFPLPRLARSMAQSVRDMQPQAVIADMTEGNPNLRRQIALRYMVSGVMLPLEELVITSGAMEALNLCLQTVTQPGDLVAIEAPAFYATLQVLERLKLKAVEIPVNPREGIDLDVLNERLASLPIKACWFMSSLQNPLGASMSDDKKRALYELLQRHQVPLIEDDVYAELYFGSQPPKPVKSFDRDGLVMHCGSFSKCLAPGYRVGWVAGGRYAEPISRLKLMTTLSPSVPAQAALADYLQHGGYDRHLRKLRHALEAQQASMLASAARHFPASTKVTRPSGGYFLWFEFPEQVDALRLFQLALVQGISLAPGPIFSATRRFGNCARLNYGHPWDAQSEEAMAVLGQILAAF, encoded by the coding sequence ATGAAGCGCTACGAGAAATTCGCCGACCAGATTGCCGAACTGATCCGCAGCGGCATGCTCGCCCCTGGCGAAAAAGTGCCCTCGGTACGCCACGCCAGCCGTACCTACGGGGTGAGCCCGTCCACGGTGTTCCAGGCCTATTACCTGCTGGAAGACCGCGGTCTGATCCAGGCCCGCGCCCGCTCCGGCTACTTCGTCCGCGAGCTGGCGCGGCATTCTCTGGCCGAACCGGAAACCAGCCAGCAGCCAACGCAAACCACCGAGGTGGATGTCAGTGAGTTAGTGTTCTCGGTCCTCGCCTCACTCAAAGACCCCGGCACCGTACCGTTCGGCTCGGCCTTCCCCAGCCCGCAGCTGTTTCCCCTGCCGCGCCTGGCGCGCTCCATGGCCCAGAGCGTGCGCGATATGCAACCGCAGGCGGTGATCGCCGATATGACCGAGGGCAACCCCAACCTGCGCCGGCAAATAGCCCTGCGCTATATGGTCAGCGGCGTGATGCTGCCGCTGGAAGAACTGGTGATCACCAGTGGTGCCATGGAAGCCCTCAACCTGTGCCTGCAAACCGTCACCCAACCCGGTGATCTGGTGGCTATCGAGGCACCGGCCTTTTACGCCACGCTGCAGGTGCTGGAGCGCTTGAAGCTCAAGGCCGTGGAAATCCCGGTCAACCCGCGTGAAGGCATCGATCTGGATGTGTTGAACGAGCGCCTGGCCAGTCTGCCGATCAAGGCCTGCTGGTTTATGAGCAGCCTGCAAAACCCCCTCGGCGCGAGCATGAGCGATGACAAAAAACGCGCGTTGTATGAACTGCTGCAGCGCCATCAGGTGCCACTGATTGAAGATGATGTTTACGCCGAGCTGTATTTCGGCAGCCAGCCGCCTAAACCAGTGAAAAGCTTCGACCGTGACGGCCTGGTGATGCACTGCGGCTCGTTCTCCAAATGCCTGGCACCGGGTTACCGGGTCGGCTGGGTGGCCGGCGGACGCTATGCCGAGCCAATCAGTCGACTCAAGCTGATGACCACCCTCTCGCCCTCCGTACCGGCCCAGGCCGCCTTGGCCGATTACCTGCAGCACGGCGGTTATGATCGCCACCTGCGCAAGCTGCGCCATGCCCTGGAGGCGCAACAGGCGTCGATGCTCGCTTCGGCCGCGCGGCACTTCCCGGCCAGTACCAAGGTCACCCGTCCCAGCGGCGGCTACTTCCTCTGGTTCGAGTTTCCCGAACAGGTCGATGCCCTGCGCCTGTTCCAACTGGCCCTGGTCCAGGGCATCAGCCTGGCACCGGGGCCGATCTTCTCGGCCACCCGGCGCTTCGGCAACTGCGCACGGCTGAATTACGGCCATCCCTGGGATGCGCAGAGCGAAGAGGCAATGGCCGTGCTAGGCCAGATTCTCGCTGCCTTCTGA
- a CDS encoding LysR substrate-binding domain-containing protein: MKTTLDELLAFVRVVDSGSISAAAEQLAQTASGVSRALSRLEEKLAVTLLRRTTRRLELTEEGAVFLVQARKILDAVDSAEEQMKVRRQKPAGRLRVNAAAAFMLHAVVPLVAGFRERYPDIQLELHSSDQIIDLLEQRTDVAIRIGLLRDSTLHARPLGANRLRVLASPTYLAAHGMPHGVEELSQHSLLGFTQPESLNQWPLRHALGDAYSIAPSLSASSGETLRQLALAGAGIVCLADFMTAADRASGELVQLLVSDTVEVLQPIHAVYYRNTALASRITCFLDYLSSQLST, from the coding sequence ATGAAGACGACCCTCGATGAGCTTTTGGCTTTTGTTCGCGTGGTTGACAGCGGTTCGATCAGTGCAGCGGCCGAACAGTTGGCACAGACAGCGTCCGGTGTCAGCCGTGCCTTGAGCCGCCTGGAAGAGAAACTCGCCGTCACCCTGCTGCGGCGCACCACTCGCCGCCTGGAGTTGACGGAAGAGGGCGCAGTTTTCCTAGTCCAGGCCCGCAAGATTCTCGATGCGGTGGACAGTGCCGAAGAGCAGATGAAAGTGCGTCGGCAGAAACCCGCCGGGCGTTTACGGGTCAATGCTGCCGCGGCGTTTATGCTGCATGCGGTGGTGCCGCTGGTAGCGGGATTCCGTGAGCGGTATCCGGACATTCAGTTGGAGTTGCACAGCAGCGACCAGATCATCGATCTGCTGGAGCAGCGCACCGATGTGGCCATTCGTATCGGCTTGCTGCGTGATTCCACTCTGCATGCACGGCCTCTGGGCGCCAACCGTTTGCGCGTACTGGCCAGCCCAACGTACCTCGCAGCCCATGGCATGCCGCACGGTGTCGAAGAGCTGAGTCAGCACAGCCTGCTCGGCTTTACCCAACCCGAAAGCCTCAATCAGTGGCCGTTGCGTCATGCCTTGGGCGATGCCTACAGCATCGCCCCGAGCCTGAGTGCGTCCAGCGGCGAGACGCTGCGTCAACTGGCGTTGGCAGGTGCTGGAATTGTTTGCCTGGCGGATTTTATGACCGCCGCTGACCGCGCCAGCGGTGAATTGGTGCAGCTGTTGGTGAGTGATACCGTCGAGGTGCTTCAGCCGATTCATGCGGTCTACTACCGCAACACGGCGCTGGCCTCGCGCATCACCTGTTTTCTTGACTATCTGAGCAGTCAGCTGTCCACCTAG
- a CDS encoding metal-dependent hydrolase, which translates to MDSITQAVLGASIQGAMLGRWQGRKALLYGAMLGTLPDLDVIIDYGDAVADMTYHRGFSHSLFVLTGLALFLTWLTRRFRHNPGYSAQRLFLTLWLVLITHPLLDSFTSYGTQLLWPLTPIPTAWSSIFIIDPLYTVPLCVAVAVSLLYGLRDKAGKAPTLALLLSSLYLGFTLGAKYMAEQRVAAELTNQGIEAQQIFSTPTPFNSLLWRVIVLDGGDYHEALVSWFDDAPPQLTRIPRGTHLATALADSPAHKRLAWFTNGVLRYDQLGEQLVVTDIRLGMTGFHPFRFVFATLRDGQWQPIEQIERLPVERGDFTRLQLLWSRIWQPHIDVPLLAWADELRKAPVTLGSGQ; encoded by the coding sequence ATGGACTCGATAACCCAAGCCGTACTCGGTGCCAGCATCCAAGGCGCGATGCTCGGCCGCTGGCAGGGGCGCAAGGCGCTGCTGTATGGCGCCATGCTCGGCACATTGCCGGACCTGGATGTGATCATCGACTATGGCGACGCCGTGGCCGACATGACCTACCACCGGGGTTTCAGCCATTCGCTGTTTGTTCTGACCGGCCTGGCGCTGTTTCTGACCTGGCTGACCCGACGATTCCGGCATAACCCCGGCTACTCCGCGCAGCGCCTGTTCCTCACCCTCTGGCTGGTGCTGATAACCCATCCACTGCTCGACAGCTTCACCAGCTACGGCACCCAGTTGCTCTGGCCACTGACGCCGATACCCACCGCCTGGTCGAGTATTTTTATAATTGACCCGCTGTATACCGTTCCGCTGTGCGTTGCCGTGGCGGTTAGTCTGCTATACGGATTACGGGACAAAGCAGGCAAAGCCCCAACCCTGGCGTTGCTACTGTCTTCGCTGTACCTGGGCTTCACCCTGGGAGCCAAATACATGGCCGAACAGCGCGTGGCTGCTGAGCTGACAAATCAGGGTATCGAAGCGCAACAGATATTCAGCACCCCAACACCGTTCAACAGCCTGCTGTGGCGGGTAATCGTGCTGGATGGTGGGGATTACCATGAGGCACTGGTCAGCTGGTTTGACGACGCCCCACCGCAATTGACGCGTATTCCCCGTGGCACCCATTTGGCCACAGCACTGGCCGACTCCCCGGCGCATAAGCGGCTGGCCTGGTTTACCAATGGTGTGCTGCGCTACGACCAACTGGGTGAGCAACTGGTAGTGACCGATATCCGCCTGGGCATGACAGGCTTCCATCCCTTCCGCTTTGTCTTTGCCACGTTACGCGATGGCCAGTGGCAGCCCATTGAACAGATTGAACGACTGCCGGTAGAACGCGGCGATTTTACTCGCCTGCAACTGCTGTGGTCCCGCATCTGGCAGCCGCACATTGACGTGCCCTTGCTGGCATGGGCCGATGAACTGCGCAAAGCGCCCGTAACCCTTGGTAGCGGGCAATAA
- a CDS encoding molybdopterin-dependent oxidoreductase: MPRFFPALLMALAALLSAQPLLADNAFATPPKDPVILSISGNLACCPQGTAYFDLARLDAMPQTEVSTTTPWTEGSATYSGVRISALLNAMGAKGSTISATALNDYSISFGTAAAMQYPVILATRSNGQVMRVRDKGPIWIIYPLSEYPQLRKEEFHQTMVWQLKSLTISD; encoded by the coding sequence ATGCCACGATTTTTTCCTGCCTTGCTGATGGCCCTCGCTGCCCTGCTCTCGGCGCAGCCGCTACTGGCTGACAACGCCTTCGCCACGCCCCCCAAAGACCCGGTCATACTGAGCATTTCAGGCAATCTGGCCTGTTGTCCGCAAGGTACGGCCTACTTTGATCTGGCGCGCCTGGATGCCATGCCACAAACCGAGGTGAGCACCACCACACCGTGGACAGAAGGCAGTGCCACCTACAGCGGTGTGCGTATCAGCGCGTTACTCAATGCAATGGGGGCGAAAGGGTCGACGATTTCGGCCACCGCACTGAATGACTACAGCATTTCGTTTGGCACCGCGGCGGCCATGCAGTACCCGGTGATTTTGGCCACACGCAGCAACGGCCAAGTGATGCGTGTGCGTGACAAAGGCCCGATCTGGATCATTTATCCGCTCAGCGAATACCCACAACTGCGCAAAGAAGAGTTTCACCAGACCATGGTCTGGCAGCTCAAATCCCTGACGATCAGCGACTAA
- a CDS encoding putative bifunctional diguanylate cyclase/phosphodiesterase, whose protein sequence is MRRLRYVFLLVVTLGFAVGIVASLINNQRSAELTATRIQLSAWSLAQLEQEFIKFHTSLRLFQVNAASAAQMQFDYELLWNRLTVFLTGEENRVIRERFGAQALADKLFTQLKNDEDLLLSASLTPGDAIEQRIAAYEAFRLPIRQLIVRNFTGPEAARIVDEVHAQRFLTQTLLLGLLFCGGALLLMLFLESRRNNFLAHYDALTRLPNRQTMLALHNANKTRLTYSALAVIEMNNFRAVNETISHEAGDQLLSRIGNLLNTLKPEGSFIARVGGDEFLITFAEHFPPHLVMETLKALSAALCFDFQNDKQLFQVNARIGVVFDSEQIHSAEKLYYCATLAARELRLGHARGLKVFDEEINNRYLRSRQLLSDLRRALKGNFSGLALHYQPIIGLKRDTLGVEVLLRWNHPAMGFISPLEVVELAENNQLGLQFWHWLLQRLRQDIGKLPQDMRTQLYFSVNVAPSQFTLRLADSLQQWLVDTPIGANQLLVEMTESISVANFNESQKILQSVNALGIDIALDDFGTGYSSLSYLSSLKVQRIKIDKSFVQGISQDPQLQRVVRSIIELCHSFNFTVICEGIEEHTDDQLIRALGSDYAQGYFYGKPMAITGLMAWYSQYEANAPEPRTALPSLPTHH, encoded by the coding sequence ATGCGCCGTTTGCGCTATGTGTTTTTGCTGGTGGTGACCCTGGGCTTTGCCGTGGGCATCGTCGCATCCCTAATCAATAACCAGCGCAGCGCGGAGTTGACCGCCACGCGCATTCAGTTGTCGGCTTGGTCACTGGCGCAGCTGGAACAGGAGTTCATCAAGTTCCACACCAGCCTGCGGTTGTTTCAAGTCAATGCCGCGTCTGCCGCACAGATGCAGTTTGATTACGAACTGTTGTGGAACCGCCTGACGGTTTTTTTGACCGGCGAGGAAAACCGCGTTATCCGCGAGCGATTTGGCGCGCAAGCGCTGGCGGACAAGCTGTTTACCCAGCTGAAAAATGATGAAGACCTGCTGCTGTCAGCCTCACTCACACCGGGCGATGCCATTGAGCAACGCATCGCAGCTTACGAGGCATTCAGGCTGCCCATTCGCCAATTAATCGTGCGTAACTTCACCGGCCCTGAGGCGGCGCGGATTGTCGATGAGGTGCATGCCCAGCGCTTTCTCACCCAAACCCTGCTGCTGGGCTTGTTGTTTTGCGGCGGCGCTTTGCTGCTGATGCTGTTTCTGGAAAGCCGGCGCAATAACTTTTTGGCCCACTACGACGCCCTGACTCGTCTGCCTAACCGGCAAACCATGCTGGCGCTGCATAACGCCAACAAAACCAGGCTGACCTACAGCGCCCTGGCGGTGATTGAGATGAACAACTTTCGCGCGGTGAATGAAACCATTAGCCATGAAGCGGGCGATCAGTTGCTCAGCCGCATTGGCAACCTGCTGAACACGCTCAAACCTGAAGGTAGTTTTATCGCCCGCGTCGGTGGCGATGAATTCCTCATCACCTTTGCCGAACACTTTCCGCCTCATCTTGTGATGGAAACCTTGAAAGCGCTGAGCGCTGCATTGTGTTTTGACTTTCAGAATGACAAACAACTCTTTCAGGTCAATGCGCGCATTGGCGTGGTGTTTGACAGCGAACAGATCCACAGCGCCGAAAAGCTTTATTACTGCGCCACCCTGGCCGCTCGCGAACTGCGCCTTGGCCATGCGCGCGGACTCAAGGTGTTTGATGAAGAAATCAACAACCGTTACTTGCGCAGCCGCCAGTTATTGAGCGACCTGCGCCGTGCACTCAAGGGCAACTTTTCAGGCCTGGCGCTGCATTACCAACCCATCATCGGTCTCAAACGCGACACCCTCGGGGTTGAGGTGTTGCTGCGCTGGAACCATCCGGCCATGGGTTTCATTTCGCCACTTGAAGTGGTTGAGCTGGCTGAAAACAACCAACTCGGCCTGCAGTTCTGGCATTGGCTGCTGCAACGCCTCAGGCAGGACATCGGCAAGCTGCCGCAGGATATGCGCACGCAGTTGTATTTTTCCGTCAACGTTGCGCCCTCGCAATTCACCCTGCGCCTGGCCGATAGCCTGCAACAATGGCTGGTGGACACCCCTATAGGCGCAAATCAATTGTTGGTGGAAATGACCGAGTCCATTTCCGTGGCCAACTTCAACGAATCGCAGAAAATTTTGCAGAGCGTCAATGCCTTGGGTATCGATATTGCCCTGGACGACTTTGGCACGGGCTATTCATCGCTGTCGTACTTGAGCAGCTTGAAAGTGCAGCGCATCAAAATCGACAAATCCTTCGTCCAAGGCATCAGCCAAGACCCGCAACTGCAGCGCGTGGTGCGCAGCATCATCGAGTTGTGCCACAGCTTTAACTTTACGGTGATTTGCGAGGGCATTGAGGAGCACACCGATGATCAACTCATCCGCGCTCTGGGCAGCGATTACGCACAAGGCTATTTTTATGGCAAGCCGATGGCGATTACCGGGCTGATGGCCTGGTACAGCCAATACGAAGCCAACGCACCCGAACCGCGCACCGCACTGCCCAGCCTGCCAACGCATCACTGA
- the arfB gene encoding alternative ribosome rescue aminoacyl-tRNA hydrolase ArfB produces the protein MLVISNSVHLADDEVELTAIRAQGAGGQNVNKVSSAVHLRFDSQASSLPPFYKERLLAMRDSRITTGGVVIIKAQQYRTQEQNRSDALERLVELIRSAAKTEKARRPTKPTLGSKKRRLEGKSIRGTIKAGRGKVDF, from the coding sequence ATGCTGGTTATCTCCAACAGCGTTCACCTTGCCGACGATGAAGTTGAGCTGACCGCCATTCGTGCTCAAGGAGCCGGTGGGCAAAACGTCAATAAGGTGTCCAGTGCGGTACACCTGCGATTCGACAGTCAGGCGTCGAGTCTGCCGCCGTTCTACAAGGAGCGACTGCTGGCCATGCGCGACAGTCGCATCACCACCGGTGGCGTTGTCATTATCAAGGCTCAGCAGTATCGCACTCAGGAGCAGAACCGAAGCGATGCGCTGGAACGCCTGGTCGAGTTGATTCGCAGTGCCGCAAAGACCGAGAAAGCCCGCCGTCCGACCAAACCGACGCTGGGCTCAAAGAAGCGCCGCCTGGAAGGCAAGAGCATTCGCGGCACGATCAAGGCCGGGCGCGGTAAGGTCGATTTTTAG
- a CDS encoding LysR family transcriptional regulator, with amino-acid sequence MNPDTLTDQLSLFIDVLETGSFSAAARRHPLTPSAVARRIDALERSLGSQLFSRSTHAVRATSAGLAFAERARRILAELHLARAEAVSLSSAPEGLIRIDAPAPFGRRHLAPAIAEFLMAYPGLDVQLRLIDSFVDLHGTHLGEVDLVLRIGPLADTRLVATALSPMVRVVCASPDYLARRGVPRSPNELLEHDGLDWDSLAPPYAWRFEQDGKLQLCRPKRLRMTANNAEALLFSTLAGLGIAHLPTWLISDYLLRGELLPLFCENGLPAPEPSGIYALRLERETDSRSRLLLEFLKARFGPVAPWDLALQSGLQRFV; translated from the coding sequence ATGAACCCCGACACCCTGACCGATCAACTCAGCCTGTTTATCGACGTGCTGGAAACCGGCAGTTTTTCCGCAGCCGCTCGCCGCCATCCGCTGACGCCCTCGGCCGTGGCCCGGCGCATCGATGCCCTGGAGCGCTCACTGGGCAGCCAACTATTCAGCCGCAGCACCCACGCCGTACGCGCCACGTCTGCCGGCCTGGCCTTTGCCGAACGGGCCCGGCGCATTCTCGCCGAGCTGCATCTGGCCCGCGCCGAAGCAGTTTCCCTGAGCAGCGCGCCGGAAGGGTTGATCCGCATCGATGCGCCCGCCCCCTTCGGCCGCCGTCATCTGGCACCGGCCATCGCCGAGTTTCTGATGGCCTACCCCGGCCTGGATGTGCAACTGCGCCTGATCGACAGCTTTGTCGACCTGCATGGCACCCACCTCGGAGAAGTCGATCTGGTGCTGCGCATCGGCCCGCTGGCAGACACACGCCTGGTTGCCACAGCACTCTCACCCATGGTGCGCGTCGTCTGTGCCAGCCCCGATTACCTGGCCCGACGTGGCGTACCGCGCAGCCCGAACGAACTGCTGGAGCATGACGGCCTTGACTGGGACAGCCTGGCACCGCCCTACGCCTGGCGCTTCGAGCAGGACGGCAAACTGCAACTATGCCGCCCCAAGCGCCTGCGCATGACCGCCAACAATGCCGAAGCCCTGCTGTTCAGCACCCTTGCTGGCTTAGGGATCGCCCACCTGCCCACCTGGCTGATCAGTGATTACCTGCTGCGCGGTGAGTTGCTACCGCTGTTCTGCGAAAATGGCCTGCCTGCTCCCGAACCCAGCGGCATCTACGCCTTGCGCCTGGAACGTGAAACCGACTCGCGCAGCCGCCTGTTGCTGGAGTTTCTCAAGGCGCGCTTCGGCCCTGTCGCGCCCTGGGATCTGGCCCTGCAAAGCGGCCTGCAGCGCTTCGTCTGA
- the ccoG gene encoding cytochrome c oxidase accessory protein CcoG: MSERIPAQIIETIDPRQPIRLTPSQAGGPIHTRSFSGRFRNLRLYGAGLLFLIFFGTAWLDWDGRQAVLWNLAEHRYYIFGATFWPQDFTLLSALLIIAAFGLFTITVVAGRVWCGYTCPQSVWTWVFMWAEKVTEGERNQRIKLDAAPWSLNKLARRSAKHTIWLSVSLITALTFIGYFTPIRTLASDLLRLQLDVGTLVWVLFFMAATYLNAGWLREKVCVHMCPYSRFQSAMFDDDTLLVAYDAARGEGRGPRKKDSDHKAEGLGDCIDCTLCVQVCPTGIDIRDGLQIDCISCGACIDACDSVMDKMGYARGLVGYHSERELQGGKTHWLRPRLIGYGIALVLMLAAFVWALSARSMLSIDSAKDRSMFRENPLGQIENTYLLKVINKTQQPQRYGLTLLDSPGLRLEAPQQLQLSPGEILDVPVTVVLESEQTEANTLPVRFAIHNLADSREQAQTQSIFLSPRGR; this comes from the coding sequence ATGAGCGAACGAATTCCCGCGCAGATCATCGAAACCATCGACCCGCGCCAGCCTATCCGCCTGACGCCGTCACAAGCGGGCGGACCGATCCATACCCGCAGTTTCAGCGGCCGCTTTCGCAATCTGCGCCTGTACGGCGCGGGCCTGCTGTTTCTGATCTTCTTCGGCACCGCCTGGCTGGACTGGGACGGCCGCCAGGCGGTGTTGTGGAACCTGGCCGAGCACCGCTACTACATCTTCGGCGCGACATTCTGGCCGCAGGATTTCACCCTGCTGTCGGCGCTGCTGATCATTGCCGCCTTTGGTCTGTTCACCATCACCGTGGTGGCCGGGCGCGTGTGGTGTGGCTACACCTGCCCGCAGAGTGTGTGGACCTGGGTGTTTATGTGGGCGGAAAAAGTGACCGAGGGCGAGCGCAATCAACGCATCAAACTGGATGCCGCGCCCTGGTCGCTGAACAAGCTGGCGCGGCGCAGTGCCAAGCACACGATCTGGCTGAGCGTCAGCCTGATCACGGCGCTGACCTTTATCGGTTACTTCACCCCGATCCGCACACTTGCCAGCGACTTGCTGCGCCTGCAACTGGACGTCGGCACGCTGGTATGGGTGCTGTTTTTTATGGCCGCCACCTACCTCAACGCCGGCTGGTTGCGTGAGAAGGTCTGCGTGCACATGTGCCCCTATTCGCGCTTTCAAAGTGCGATGTTCGACGATGACACCCTGCTGGTGGCTTACGATGCCGCGCGCGGTGAAGGCCGTGGGCCGCGCAAGAAGGACAGCGACCACAAGGCTGAGGGCCTGGGCGATTGCATCGACTGCACACTGTGCGTGCAGGTGTGCCCCACCGGTATCGACATCCGCGATGGTCTGCAGATCGACTGCATCAGCTGCGGGGCCTGTATCGATGCCTGCGATTCGGTCATGGACAAGATGGGCTACGCCCGAGGCCTGGTCGGCTACCACTCCGAGCGCGAACTGCAAGGCGGCAAAACCCACTGGCTGCGACCACGGCTGATCGGCTATGGCATCGCCCTGGTGTTGATGCTCGCGGCCTTTGTCTGGGCCTTGAGTGCGCGCTCGATGCTGTCCATCGACTCGGCCAAGGATCGCAGCATGTTCCGCGAGAACCCGCTGGGGCAGATCGAGAACACCTACCTGCTCAAGGTGATCAACAAGACCCAACAGCCACAGCGTTATGGCCTGACCTTGCTCGACAGCCCCGGCCTGCGTCTGGAGGCACCGCAGCAGTTGCAGCTAAGCCCCGGGGAAATTCTCGATGTCCCGGTGACCGTGGTGCTGGAGAGCGAACAGACCGAGGCCAACACCCTGCCCGTGCGCTTCGCAATCCATAACCTGGCCGATAGCCGTGAGCAGGCGCAAACGCAGAGTATTTTTCTTTCGCCGCGTGGACGCTGA
- a CDS encoding linear amide C-N hydrolase, whose product MHTAQACTRLVYETGNQSYITGRSMDWMDPAAKTALWVFPKGMERDGTVGENPIKWRAMYGSIAVSFYDVGTADGMNEKGLAANLLYLKEAEWGDATNTGKPTLTAGAWAQYFLDNYATVKEAVTAMANPPFAIIAPTLPNGSAAGLHLSISDATGDSAILEYIDGKLVIHHGSQYKVMTNSPTFDQQLALNAYWEQVGGSKFLPGTINAADRFVRASYALGASPKCEDNDLALASVFSQIRAVSVPLGIADPDRPNLAMTLWRTFADHKAKIYYFESAVFPAVSWLDMNKIDLTEGAAPKVVRVERGQFLAGELSAVLKPAEPFKWLGAE is encoded by the coding sequence TTGCACACCGCACAGGCGTGCACACGCCTCGTATACGAGACGGGCAATCAGTCCTACATCACTGGACGGTCCATGGATTGGATGGATCCTGCCGCCAAAACGGCGCTCTGGGTCTTTCCCAAGGGTATGGAGCGCGACGGGACGGTTGGAGAAAATCCAATTAAGTGGAGAGCCATGTATGGCTCAATTGCTGTCTCTTTTTATGATGTCGGAACGGCCGATGGCATGAACGAGAAAGGGCTTGCTGCCAATCTGTTGTATCTGAAGGAAGCCGAGTGGGGGGATGCAACCAATACGGGAAAGCCCACCCTGACCGCTGGTGCTTGGGCGCAGTATTTCCTTGATAACTACGCAACAGTGAAAGAGGCGGTTACCGCAATGGCCAACCCGCCATTTGCCATCATTGCGCCGACACTGCCAAACGGCAGCGCGGCAGGCTTGCATCTTTCGATTTCTGATGCCACGGGCGACTCTGCGATCCTTGAATACATCGATGGCAAGCTCGTCATTCACCACGGTTCGCAGTACAAGGTGATGACCAACTCGCCCACGTTCGACCAGCAACTAGCCCTTAACGCCTATTGGGAACAGGTCGGCGGAAGTAAATTCCTTCCGGGTACGATCAATGCGGCCGACCGTTTTGTCCGGGCCTCTTATGCTCTTGGCGCCTCACCTAAGTGCGAAGATAACGACCTTGCACTCGCATCGGTGTTCTCGCAAATTCGCGCTGTGAGCGTGCCTCTGGGCATAGCGGATCCAGACCGCCCGAACCTCGCGATGACACTATGGCGCACCTTTGCCGACCATAAGGCGAAGATTTACTACTTTGAGTCTGCTGTCTTTCCTGCCGTGTCTTGGCTCGACATGAACAAGATTGATTTAACAGAAGGTGCTGCTCCGAAGGTCGTCAGGGTTGAGCGTGGGCAGTTCCTTGCGGGTGAGCTTTCGGCAGTACTCAAGCCTGCGGAGCCTTTCAAGTGGCTTGGGGCCGAGTGA